One window of Leptotrichia sp. oral taxon 498 genomic DNA carries:
- a CDS encoding phage tail tape measure protein, with the protein MAKNLELNIVLGAAVASAISGMSQVANALKNTTKSVKEFEKEIKSMEKAQKAFQNMDKARDGLNKINSEYKKAAEHLQKLKAEYERTGSSNKQLAKEIEQAEKNVGKLNKQKERQQHVFEAARSKIEAEGASLSNYRNKVQEVEKEIEKMNKLKEAQKRYDARQETVGKMKDFGDKQIMQGMGMAGALAVPVKLAVDLENAQADLKKVADFSSKKMEDGFYKAMRNFSENSPLSQVELFQIAGAGAQAGIKTDELERYTKDAAKIKVAFDMNTEAAGNFLAKTRAQLNLDQNGVMQYANVINYLANTVAVTAPEVADISSRVAGLGGMAGISKEGVAALGASLVSFSVPSEVAATGLKNISLGLMAGSSATKSARAAFKSLGLDAEDVAKRMTKDGEGTLVDVFQRIKKLPKDVQAATLKNLFGKESIQSASELANHIDDVSANMKKAHDRAKTAGSVDKEYNQRLKTMGNAFSTLKNRVVNMGVDLGSALGPSLVQVANSIGPLITKFSQLIQKHPQLTANILKAVAGFAAFKIGIGGLAKGFAPVFSGISKGIHIFDEFKAAGSFAEGFKTAFPTISKIGSMFKKVGLAIKAAFMANPVILIIVAIVAVIAIVVVLYNKCAWFRNGVNAIFKAVANFIKQVWQGIKPTVMNVITGIKNIVKQGVDFIKLVWKIIKPTVMEVWNAIKMAASVAMKGITILVKASIAVLKAIWRVLKPVVVAVWNAIKAVVLVVIKIIAVYIKTYINIIKVAWKVLTIAVKVVWTVIKAVILVVIVAIVVVIRTNIMIIKTIWKGLVAVARFVWNAIKGVVIPVWNAIKSTAIALWNGLKSGITAVGSFFKSTWEGIKGAAIAVWNGIKSAFDAVASGLKSAISGVVKFFTDKWNGLKNMVSKGLGAVGGLLGFGKNAAGTNYWSGGLTTVAERGAELIQIPGKPAFLAEHEMLLNLPRGTQILNNRETRNSFRDKISELKERMSGLRSNEGSSSGDVINISITVNGNADTSAIEKAVMRALAKAKNKKERTAFG; encoded by the coding sequence GTGGCAAAAAATTTGGAACTGAACATAGTTCTGGGTGCGGCAGTAGCTAGTGCTATTAGTGGAATGAGCCAAGTTGCAAATGCTTTAAAAAATACGACGAAATCTGTCAAAGAATTTGAAAAAGAAATCAAAAGCATGGAAAAAGCACAAAAAGCGTTTCAAAATATGGACAAGGCTCGTGACGGATTAAATAAAATTAATTCGGAGTATAAAAAGGCAGCTGAACATTTGCAAAAATTGAAAGCCGAATATGAAAGAACTGGAAGCAGTAATAAACAACTGGCTAAGGAAATAGAACAGGCTGAAAAAAATGTTGGAAAATTGAATAAGCAAAAAGAACGACAACAGCATGTATTTGAAGCTGCAAGAAGCAAGATAGAAGCGGAAGGCGCTAGTTTATCTAACTACAGAAACAAGGTTCAGGAAGTTGAAAAAGAAATCGAGAAAATGAACAAACTGAAAGAAGCTCAAAAAAGATACGATGCTAGACAAGAAACTGTTGGAAAAATGAAAGACTTTGGAGATAAGCAAATAATGCAAGGTATGGGAATGGCTGGAGCTTTGGCTGTTCCTGTTAAACTGGCAGTTGATCTAGAAAATGCTCAAGCAGACTTAAAAAAAGTTGCTGATTTTAGTTCTAAAAAAATGGAAGATGGATTTTACAAAGCTATGAGAAACTTTAGTGAAAACAGTCCATTATCTCAAGTAGAATTATTTCAAATTGCAGGAGCAGGGGCTCAAGCGGGAATAAAAACAGATGAATTGGAAAGATATACTAAAGATGCAGCTAAAATTAAAGTTGCTTTTGATATGAACACTGAGGCAGCAGGAAACTTTTTGGCGAAAACAAGGGCACAACTTAATTTGGATCAGAATGGAGTAATGCAGTATGCTAATGTAATTAATTATTTAGCAAACACCGTGGCTGTCACAGCTCCAGAAGTAGCAGATATTTCAAGCAGAGTCGCAGGATTAGGTGGAATGGCTGGTATTTCCAAAGAAGGAGTTGCGGCATTAGGAGCAAGTTTAGTATCATTTTCTGTTCCATCTGAAGTTGCGGCTACTGGATTAAAAAATATATCACTAGGATTAATGGCTGGAAGTTCGGCAACAAAAAGTGCAAGAGCAGCTTTCAAATCTTTAGGATTAGACGCAGAAGATGTAGCTAAAAGAATGACAAAAGACGGAGAAGGAACTTTAGTTGATGTTTTTCAAAGAATAAAAAAACTTCCCAAGGATGTTCAAGCTGCGACACTTAAAAATTTATTCGGTAAAGAATCTATTCAATCAGCATCTGAATTAGCAAACCATATTGATGATGTTAGTGCGAACATGAAAAAAGCTCATGACAGAGCAAAAACAGCCGGAAGTGTCGATAAGGAATACAACCAAAGATTAAAAACAATGGGAAATGCTTTTTCAACTTTAAAAAATAGAGTTGTAAACATGGGTGTAGATTTAGGTTCGGCATTAGGTCCAAGTTTAGTTCAAGTTGCAAATTCTATTGGTCCACTTATTACTAAATTTTCTCAATTAATACAAAAACATCCGCAATTAACTGCAAATATTCTAAAAGCTGTAGCGGGATTTGCAGCATTTAAAATAGGTATTGGTGGATTAGCTAAAGGATTTGCACCAGTTTTTAGTGGAATATCTAAAGGAATTCATATATTTGATGAGTTTAAAGCGGCTGGAAGTTTTGCTGAAGGATTTAAAACGGCATTTCCGACAATATCTAAAATTGGCTCAATGTTCAAAAAAGTAGGCTTGGCGATCAAAGCGGCTTTTATGGCAAATCCTGTTATTTTAATAATTGTTGCAATAGTGGCTGTTATAGCAATTGTTGTAGTTTTATATAATAAATGTGCTTGGTTTAGGAATGGAGTGAATGCGATATTTAAAGCAGTAGCTAACTTTATAAAACAAGTCTGGCAAGGGATCAAACCAACTGTAATGAACGTGATAACAGGAATAAAAAATATTGTTAAACAAGGTGTTGATTTTATTAAACTAGTTTGGAAAATAATTAAACCGACAGTAATGGAGGTGTGGAATGCTATTAAGATGGCAGCAAGTGTTGCAATGAAAGGAATAACGATACTTGTAAAAGCATCTATCGCTGTTTTAAAAGCTATATGGAGAGTTTTGAAACCTGTTGTGGTTGCTGTTTGGAATGCAATCAAAGCAGTTGTGCTTGTGGTGATTAAAATAATAGCTGTATATATTAAGACATACATTAATATTATAAAAGTGGCTTGGAAAGTATTGACAATAGCTGTAAAGGTTGTATGGACCGTGATAAAAGCTGTAATTTTAGTTGTTATTGTTGCTATTGTCGTTGTAATCAGGACAAATATTATGATAATAAAAACTATATGGAAAGGTTTAGTTGCAGTTGCACGATTTGTTTGGAATGCAATTAAAGGTGTGGTTATTCCTGTATGGAATGCTATTAAATCAACGGCAATAGCATTGTGGAACGGTTTGAAATCCGGAATAACAGCAGTAGGTTCATTCTTTAAATCAACCTGGGAAGGAATAAAAGGAGCTGCAATCGCTGTATGGAATGGTATTAAATCAGCATTTGATGCAGTTGCTTCTGGATTGAAAAGTGCAATCAGTGGTGTTGTAAAATTTTTCACGGATAAATGGAACGGATTGAAAAATATGGTTTCAAAAGGACTTGGAGCAGTTGGAGGACTTTTAGGATTTGGGAAAAATGCAGCAGGAACTAACTACTGGAGTGGAGGACTTACAACAGTAGCAGAACGTGGAGCTGAATTAATTCAAATACCTGGTAAACCAGCATTTTTAGCGGAACACGAAATGTTATTGAATTTACCTCGTGGTACTCAAATATTGAATAATCGTGAAACTAGAAATAGTTTTAGAGATAAAATTAGTGAACTAAAAGAGAGAATGTCAGGGCTTAGAAGCAATGAAGGTTCAAGCAGCGGAGATGTTATCAATATTAGCATAACAGTAAATGGAAATGCCGATACAAGTGCAATTGAGAAAGCAGTAATGAGGGCATTGGCGAAAGCTAAAAATAAAAAAGAAAGGACGGCGTTTGGATAA
- a CDS encoding phage late control D family protein, producing MAFARNIRVIVIFNKVDISEEVAHSISSLNYTDNSKNAIDDLEIELENLDYRWLKEWYPDENAQLLVGIHEELENETNFLDLGTFYVDEPTFEDQKLTLKCLALPLDQNIRDQKNSVAWERVTLKELVMQIANKHEMNAELYAENVFFERLDQNKETDLAFINRVVKEIGLNMKVSDDKIIIFDDEEMEKNDTIEVFNIKDYRIRSFSLKKKNKEIYDKVEVSYYDPDKKKVVKEIITKEELDKRNEVTTGDSEEKESKAKDSKKTNKKSQKKTNKKTIKKVKSKKK from the coding sequence ATGGCTTTTGCTAGAAATATTAGGGTTATAGTTATATTTAATAAAGTTGATATTTCTGAAGAGGTAGCGCATTCTATTTCATCTCTTAACTACACGGACAATTCCAAAAATGCTATAGATGATTTAGAAATAGAACTAGAAAATTTAGATTATAGATGGCTTAAAGAGTGGTATCCTGATGAGAACGCTCAACTACTTGTTGGAATCCATGAGGAACTGGAAAACGAAACTAATTTTTTGGATTTGGGAACTTTTTATGTGGATGAGCCGACTTTTGAAGATCAGAAACTTACTTTAAAATGTTTAGCTTTACCGCTTGATCAAAATATTAGAGACCAAAAAAATAGTGTTGCTTGGGAGAGAGTAACATTAAAAGAACTGGTAATGCAAATTGCTAATAAGCATGAAATGAATGCAGAGCTTTATGCAGAAAATGTATTTTTTGAGAGATTAGATCAAAACAAAGAAACTGATTTGGCTTTTATTAATCGAGTTGTTAAAGAAATCGGATTAAACATGAAAGTGTCTGACGACAAAATAATTATTTTTGATGACGAAGAAATGGAAAAGAACGATACCATTGAAGTTTTTAATATTAAAGATTATCGAATTAGAAGTTTCAGCTTGAAAAAGAAAAATAAAGAGATTTATGATAAAGTTGAAGTTTCTTACTATGATCCTGATAAGAAAAAAGTTGTTAAGGAAATTATTACAAAAGAGGAACTTGACAAGCGTAATGAAGTAACTACTGGGGATTCGGAAGAAAAGGAATCTAAAGCTAAAGATAGTAAGAAAACAAATAAGAAGAGTCAGAAAAAGACTAACAAAAAGACAATTAAAAAGGTTAAATCTAAGAAAAAATAA
- a CDS encoding tail protein X — protein sequence MANVRVYRTQSGDTWDLIAYRVYGSEGYYHDLIRSNLALIDIAVFDANVPIILPEIAEESDNDTSLPPWKRGE from the coding sequence ATGGCTAACGTTAGAGTTTACAGGACACAAAGTGGTGACACTTGGGATTTGATAGCTTATAGAGTTTACGGAAGTGAAGGATATTATCATGACCTTATTAGAAGTAATTTAGCTTTAATCGACATCGCCGTTTTTGACGCAAATGTTCCAATTATTCTTCCTGAAATTGCTGAAGAAAGTGATAATGATACAAGTTTACCGCCGTGGAAGAGAGGTGAATAG